AGTTCCTTGCCGGCGAGCGTTTCTACGGTCACCGTCTCGGCATCGGGGATGAAGCAGCGGGCAAGGATGGCCTTGCCGGCGGGGTGCACGCCGAGAACCGCGAAGGGATCCTCGTGCGTGCCCGAGAGGATGGCCGCGACATCCGGCGCTGACAGCAGACCTGAAGCTGCGGGTTCCGGGTCCTTGCCGGCCGAAGACGTCATCCGGCTCTCCAGATTTCCCCGGCATATTGCCGGATAGTGCGGTCGGACGAGAACCAGCCCATCCGTGCCGTGTTGCGGATTGCCTGTGCTTGCCAGTCGGACGGCGTCGTCCAGAGCTGGTCGAGCTCGCGCTGTGCCTTGGCGTAGGCTTCGAAATCGGCAGCGACCATGAACCAGTCGTGATTGTAGATGCCGTCGACGAGGCCGGCGAAGCGATTGCGGTCGTCGGGCGAGAATACGCCGGAGGCAATCGCCTGCAGCGCCTGCGACAGCTCGCGCGAGCCTTCGATGATGGCACGAGGATTGTGGCCTTCGGCTCGCGCGCGGGCCACCTCTTCGGCGGTCATGCCGAAGATCTTGATGTTTTCCTCGCCGATCCAGTCGCGCATCTCGACATTGGCGCCGTCGAGCGTGCCGATCGTCAAGGCGCCGTTCAGCGCGAACTTCATGTTGCCGGTGCCCGATGCTTCCATGCCGGCCGTCGAGATCTGCTCGGAAAGATCGGCAGCGGGGACCATGATCTCGGCAAGCGAGACGTTGTAGTTCGGCACGAAGACGATCTTCAGGAGGCCGCGCACCGCCGGGTCGTTGTTGACGACACGCGCGACATCGTTGGCGAGTTTGATGATCAGCTTGGCATTGTGATAGCTCGGCGCCGCCTTGCCGGCGAAAAGCTTGACGCGCGGGACCCAGTCGAGCTCCGGATGGGAGCGGATCTGGTCGTAGAGCGCCACGGCCTCGATGATGTTCAAGAGCTGGCGCTTGTATTCATGGATGCGCTTGATCTGGATGTCGAACATCGCCGACGGGTCGAGCCGGATGCCGAGACGGCTCTGCACGAGCTGGGCGAGGCGAACCTTGTTGGCGCGCTTGACCGCGGCGAAACGCTCCTGGAACTCCGCCTTGTCGGCGAAGGCGTCGAGCGCCTGCAGCGCCTCGGTATTGTCCATGAACTCGTCGCCGATCGCCTCGCGGATCAGTCCGAAGAGACCGGGATTGCACTGCATCAGCCAGCGGCGCGGGGTAATGCCGTTGGTCTTGTTGTTGATGCGGTCGGGATAGAGCTTGTGCAGGTCGGCAAATACCGTTTCCTTCATCAGCTCCGTGTGCAGCGCCGAAACGCCGTTGATCGAGTGCGAGCCGACGAAGGCGAGGTTGCCCATGCGCACACGCCGTTCGCCGCTTTCGTCGATCAGCGAGATGTTGCGGATCTCGTCGTCCGTCGCGCCCTTCTGGCGGCGGGCCTCGATCAGGATCTTGGCGTTGATCGCATAGACGATCTGCATGTGGCGCGGCAAAAGCCGCTCGATCAGCGGCACCGGCCAGCTTTCGAGCGCTTCGGGCAGCAGCGTGTGGTTGGTGTAGGAGATCGTGCGGCGGGTGATGTCCCAGGCCTGCTCGAAATCGAGGCCGTGCAGGTCGGTCAACAGCCGCACCAGTTCGGCAATCGAGATCGCCGGATGGGTGTCGTTGAGCTGAATGGCGACGGCATCCGGCAGCGAGCTGAAATCCGGATATTGCTGCAGGTGACGGCGTAGGATGTCCTGCAGCGAGGCCGAGGAGAAGAAGTATTCCTGGCGCAGCCGCAGTTCCTGGCCGGCCGGTGTAGCGTCGGCCGGATAGAGAACGCGGGTCAGGCTTTCCGCCTTGTTGCTTTCGCGCAGCGCCCCGATGTGGTCGCCGGCGTTGAAGGCGGCCAGCAGGATCGGGTCAATCGGCTGCGCGGTCCAGAGACGAAGCGTGTTGACGCGTTTTGCCCGCCAGCCGACGGCGGGCGTGTCGAAGGCGGTGGCGATGACGCGCTCGGCCGGTTTCCACACGAAACGCTGGATCTCCTCATCAATATTGGCCGTTTCGACCACGCCGCCGAAGCCGATTTCGTAGGAGCTTTCGCGCCGTTCGAATTCCCAGGGATTGCCGTGGGCAAGCCAGGTTTCCGGCAGTTCCACCTGCCAGCCATCGGCCATCTGCTGGCGGAAGAGGCCATGCATGTAGCGGATGCCGTAGCCATAGGCGGGTACGTCGACGGTCGCCATCGATTCCATGAAACAGGCAGCCAGCCGTCCGAGACCGCCATTGCCGAGGGCCGCATCCGGCTCGAGCTGGGCGACGACATCGATATCGACGCCAAGGGAGGCGAGTGCATCGCGCATCTCGTCCATCAGGCCGATATTGGTCATCGCATCGCGCATCAGCCGGCCGATGAGAAACTCAAGCGAGAGGTAGTAGACGCGCTTTGCACCGGTTGAATAGGTCTTGCGGGTGGAATCCATCCACTTGTCTGTGATGCGGTCGCGCACAACCAGGATCGCCGCCGTCAGCCAGTCATGGGGCTTGGCGACCTTCGGGTCCTTGCCGATGCGGTACTTCAGACGTTCGAGGATTTCGACGGCGAGCTGGCTAGGTTCAGACGACCTTGGGGCGGGCTGCGGCACGTCGTTGGTGGAGAGCCTGTTCATCATGAAACTGTCTTTACCCTTTTGCGTTGGGAGATCGCAGGCCGGACCCGACCGGGGATAAAGGCAATTTATGCATCGATCCGAAGCGCTTGCAACAGATGTTTTTAAATGGATTAGACTTGCCTGAAGCAGGTGTCTTGGGCGCATAAAAAGCGCGGGGAGGGGTCGGAAATGCAAAACGCCGCCCGGCGGGACCGGGCGGCGCGAGATCGGAAAACTCTGAGCTTATTTGGTCAGGCGGGTTGCCAGGGCCGAGGCTCTTTCGCCAATTGCCTTGAAGGCTGCGATCAGATCGCCTGCTTCTTCCGCCTGGAAGTAGTTCGCTTCGGTCGTGGCGCAGGACTTCAGCAACGATTTGCCGCGGTCAGGCGCCATGAACGCAACGGTGTAGACCTGGACATTGTTCTTTCGAGCCGTGTCGCACCACGAAAGCGTCGTCGTGTCGTCGCTGGTGTTGTTGTTGTCGCCATCGGTCATGAAGACGATGTATTTCGTCGGAACCTGACCGTTTTTGGCCTTGTGCGCTGTGTCCTCGGTCGTCGCGGTCACGCGGCTGTAAGCCGTCTTGAACGCGTTGCCCGATGCGGTGCCGCCCGTTGCAACAAGGGCGTTCACATAGGTCGACGTCCCGGTCGTGCCCCAGTCGAGATTGCCCGCCGTGTCCTGCGCAGAGTTGTAGGAAATGGCTGCGGTGCGGACATAAAGCGTGTTCGGATCGGCCGTGTTCAACTGCTTCAGCAGATCGCTGACGGCGGTTTTGAGCGCGTCGACCTTCGTGACATAGCAGGGGCTGGTTGCCGCCAGGTTCGGATACTTGCCCCAATTCGCTTCTGTGTAGTTCGGGCAGGACGTCTTTTTGGAGTTCAGCGTATTGGTTTTCCAGGCCATCGAGCCGGAACGGTCGAGCACCAGATACATGGACAGCGCGTTCTTGCTCTCGGTGGCGCTTTCCGCAGTGGCCCGGGTTTCGATATCGATCGAATTTTGGCCGAGCAGCCGCGTCATTGCGTTCAACTGGAGCGTCTTCCGGTTGAGGACCGTGACTTTGTAAGCCTTGCCGGTCGGGCCGTTCTTGCTCTCGATGATGTCCACAGTGGTCTGAGGCGTGGCAGGGTCACCTGCCGTCGCTCCGGGATCCGACGTGCCAGACGCGCTGGCTGTGCCCGGATCGCTGCCACCGGGGACGTCCACGTCGGAGCCGGAGGTTTGCACCTTGAGAAAAGCGAGCGCGATGTCCTTGGCCTTTTCGGTCGTCGGCGGTGTCTTTGAGACCAGCGCCGAAGCCGCAGCGAGCGCGCCGGCATCCGCCGCGTCCTGCATCTGGTTTTTCGTCGTCATCATGGTGGCCAGATCGACGGCGACGCCGCCGGCTGCCAAGACCAATGGCGCCGCGAGTGCAGCCATCACACCAAAATTGCCACCCCGGTCCTTGAGCATGGCTACGAAGGACCGGCCTACCGTGTATCGTCTTCCCATCTTTGCACACCCCAAAGGAACACGTTGCAAGCTTGGGGGCATCAATAGCGGCGATGGCTTACGATATCGTTCCGGCAATCCGTGCAATTTTAATGGATCGCCGGAAAGCCAGTTGTTGTAAGGGGTTTTGCGGCATCCGATCTGTCCTGAAGCGGGAACTGGCCTGTGCCAAATCGGGTCACGGTACCGGAATGACGTCGACCGCCTGTTTCGTCGTCTGGCTGCCGTAGCTTTTCAGGACCCCGATGACGGGCGCGACATCGCCATAGTCGCGGCCATGGCCGACGACGATATGGTCGGTTCCAGCCGGAATATTGTTGGTCGGATCGAGTTCGAGCCACCCACCGGTTGTGCCGCACCAGACGCGCACCCAAGCGTGCATGGCATCGGCCCCCTCCAGGCGCTCCTTGCCGGGCGGAGGGATCGTCCTTAGGAAACCGCTAACATAGCCGGCAGGGATGCCGAGGCTTCTGAGCGCCACGATCATGACATGGGCGAAGTCCTGGCAGACGCCGCGCTTGAGCTTGAACGCTTCTGCCGGCGTCGTGTTCACGGTCGTCGCCTCACCATCATAAGTGAAGTCGCGATGGATGCGGTCGCACAGTGCGACGGCGATCTGGCGCACGGTCATTCCGTCGGTGACCGTGTCGCGAGCATAGGCGGCGATTTCGGCGGCCTCGGGCAAGAGCGGGCTCGGGCCGGCGAAGTGGTGCGGAGCGTCGGCATCGACGGACCAGCAGGCGGCAAGCTCTGCCGGCAGGCCGGCGAGATCGGGGGAGAAGTCCGCGGTCAAGGCCTGGGCCTCCACCTGCACGCGCGCCTGCATGCGGATCGTCAGGTCGGCATGCGAATTGCGAAAGAGGATCGACGTGAACGGGTTGGCGAAGAAGTCGATGCTCTCGGTGCGCTCGGCCGGCATGGGATGGCAGCTGAGCGAGCCGACGACGAGACGCTGGCGGCCCGGCAGCGTTGCCGGCAGCACACGCACGAGGTGGCGGCCGCCGGACACCGGCACTTCGTAGTCATAGGTGATCTTCAGGCTGATGTCGTAGAGCATGGCTAGCCGAGATAGGTGCGTGCGAGCAGATCGGACAGGCTTTCGAGATCCCGCTCCAACCGATTGTAGACGCCGAGGTTCATGGCTTCCGGCGTCATCACCGCCAGGCCCGAATGCAGCCGCATCGCCTCGCGGTAGAAGGGAGACATCTGTCCGTTGACGAAGGCGTTCGGCAAGAGCTCGACCTCGGTCTTGATCTCGTTCAACTGGTAAAGCACCGAGCGCGGATTGAGCGGGTCGAGCGCCAGGAGGTCGGTGACGGTCAACGCGGCGGTGCTGACATTGTAGCGCCGGCGGTGGGTCATGACGCTGTCGCCGATTTCGAGCAGCATGTCATAGGCGCCGTCGGGTGCGTCCGGCCCCGACATGTGGCCGAGCAGCCGCGTCATGTGCAGGCCGCGCTCGATGTAGCGGCCGATCGAAAGAAAGCGCCAGCCAGTGAAGCGGTACATGTTTTCATGCACGAGACCGGCAAAGCCGGCGAGCTTGCGCAGGAGTACGGTGATCGCCCGCGTCGCGTCGTCGCCGGCCTGCACCGTCGCGTGGAACTTGCGCGCCGTCTGCGAAAGGTCGTTCAGCGCCAGCCAGCCGTCCGGAGAGAAACGGTCGCGGATGTTGCCGGCGCTGAAAAGGGCGCTGGAGATATTGGCAAGCAGGCTGTCGGGCACCGGCTGGCGCGCATCGATGTCGAGAGCGGCGAGGTAGTCGCCGACATCCTTCAGGAGCGGCAGGTCCGGATCGGCGGTTTCGGCAAAGCGGCCGTGCCAGGCGCGCAAGATGCGAAGCGCCCCTTCCGCGCGCTCGATGTAGCGGCCGAGCCAGAAGAGATTGTCGGCCGCCCGGCTTGGCAGGCTGCCCGGCATGTTGCGGGTGAAGCTTTCCTCGGCCGGAAGCAGCGTCGTGCGCTCGACCGGCCGGTCGCTGACGATCCAGACGTCGGCAGCGGTGCCGCCCGCCTGCATCGCGATCGCAGCGACATCGTCACCGGAGCCGATGCGGGCAAAGCCGCCCGGCATGATCTGCCAGCCGTCGCGGGTGCGTGCCGCAAACACGCGCAGGCTCATCGGCCGTGGCGTCAGCCGCCCGCGCACCCAGGCGGGGGTGGTCGAGAGCGTGACCACTTCCTGGCCCACGAGCTTGCCGCCCTCGGCGCAAAGCCAGTCTGCGATCGAGGCCCGGGCCTTCTCATCGAGCGTGCGGCCGAGCACCGACTGTCCATTGTCGTCGAAGAAGGGGCGTGTCTGGTAGGCGGGGCCGATGACCATGCGGTCGAGGTTGGCGGCGACCTGTTCGCGTTCCGCGCTTTGGCCGCACCACCAGGTGGCGATCGAGGGCAGCTTCTGTTCCTCGCCCAACAGATGGCGGCAGATCGCCGGCGTGAAGGCGAGGAAAGCGCGGGTTTCGACGATGCCGGTGCCGAGCGCGTTGACGATCGAGACCGATCCGGCGCGAAGCGCCTCGACGATGCCGGGCGTGCCGATATGGGAGGACTGATTGAGTTCGAGCGGATCGGCAAAGGCGGCGTCGAGACGACGCCAGAGCACGCCGATGGGCTTGAGACCGGCGACGGTGCGCACCATCACCCGGCCGCCGACGACGGTCAGATCCTCGCCTTCAAGCAGCATGAAGCCGAGATAGCGGGCGATATAGGCATGTTCGAAATAGGTCTCGTTGGCGATCCCCGGCGAAAGAACGGCGATGCGGTCGTCCGGATGCAGCCGGCGGCTCTGCAGCGTGTCGCGGAACTCGCCGAAGAAACCGGCCAGCCGGTGGACGTGGCTTTCCGCATAGAGATTGGAGAAGGCGCGCGTGGTCGCGACCCGGTTCTCCAGGGCGAAGCCGGCGCCCGAGGGCGCCTCGGTGCGATCGGACAGGACCCACCAGTTTCCGTCGGGGCCGCGGCCGATCTCGAAGGAGACGAAATGCAGGAAGTGGCCGTCGGCCGGCTTTACGCCGACAAGCGGGCGCAGAAACTCCGGATTGGAGGCAACGAGCGCCGGCGGCAGCAGCCCTTCGCGCACCAGCCGGTTCTCGCCATAGATGTCGGCGACCACCTTTTCCAGCAGCTCGGCGCGCTGCACCAGGCCTTGCGAGACGTGCGCCCATTCCTTTTCGTCGATCAGAACCGGAATGTGCGACAGCGGCCAGCTGCGCTCGGAACTCTCCTTGGCGCCATAGACGCGATAGAACACCCCGGCATCGCGCAGATAGCGGTCGGCGCGGGCGAAGCGGTTGGCAAGCTCGGTTTCGTCGAGCCGCCCAAGCGTCGCGAGCAGCCGCTGCCAGACCGGGCGGACATTGCCTTCCTGGTCGAGCATTTCGTCGGCAATACCGGGA
The nucleotide sequence above comes from Ensifer sp. PDNC004. Encoded proteins:
- a CDS encoding glycogen/starch/alpha-glucan phosphorylase, with product MMNRLSTNDVPQPAPRSSEPSQLAVEILERLKYRIGKDPKVAKPHDWLTAAILVVRDRITDKWMDSTRKTYSTGAKRVYYLSLEFLIGRLMRDAMTNIGLMDEMRDALASLGVDIDVVAQLEPDAALGNGGLGRLAACFMESMATVDVPAYGYGIRYMHGLFRQQMADGWQVELPETWLAHGNPWEFERRESSYEIGFGGVVETANIDEEIQRFVWKPAERVIATAFDTPAVGWRAKRVNTLRLWTAQPIDPILLAAFNAGDHIGALRESNKAESLTRVLYPADATPAGQELRLRQEYFFSSASLQDILRRHLQQYPDFSSLPDAVAIQLNDTHPAISIAELVRLLTDLHGLDFEQAWDITRRTISYTNHTLLPEALESWPVPLIERLLPRHMQIVYAINAKILIEARRQKGATDDEIRNISLIDESGERRVRMGNLAFVGSHSINGVSALHTELMKETVFADLHKLYPDRINNKTNGITPRRWLMQCNPGLFGLIREAIGDEFMDNTEALQALDAFADKAEFQERFAAVKRANKVRLAQLVQSRLGIRLDPSAMFDIQIKRIHEYKRQLLNIIEAVALYDQIRSHPELDWVPRVKLFAGKAAPSYHNAKLIIKLANDVARVVNNDPAVRGLLKIVFVPNYNVSLAEIMVPAADLSEQISTAGMEASGTGNMKFALNGALTIGTLDGANVEMRDWIGEENIKIFGMTAEEVARARAEGHNPRAIIEGSRELSQALQAIASGVFSPDDRNRFAGLVDGIYNHDWFMVAADFEAYAKAQRELDQLWTTPSDWQAQAIRNTARMGWFSSDRTIRQYAGEIWRAG
- a CDS encoding vWA domain-containing protein — protein: MGRRYTVGRSFVAMLKDRGGNFGVMAALAAPLVLAAGGVAVDLATMMTTKNQMQDAADAGALAAASALVSKTPPTTEKAKDIALAFLKVQTSGSDVDVPGGSDPGTASASGTSDPGATAGDPATPQTTVDIIESKNGPTGKAYKVTVLNRKTLQLNAMTRLLGQNSIDIETRATAESATESKNALSMYLVLDRSGSMAWKTNTLNSKKTSCPNYTEANWGKYPNLAATSPCYVTKVDALKTAVSDLLKQLNTADPNTLYVRTAAISYNSAQDTAGNLDWGTTGTSTYVNALVATGGTASGNAFKTAYSRVTATTEDTAHKAKNGQVPTKYIVFMTDGDNNNTSDDTTTLSWCDTARKNNVQVYTVAFMAPDRGKSLLKSCATTEANYFQAEEAGDLIAAFKAIGERASALATRLTK
- a CDS encoding transglutaminase family protein, producing MLYDISLKITYDYEVPVSGGRHLVRVLPATLPGRQRLVVGSLSCHPMPAERTESIDFFANPFTSILFRNSHADLTIRMQARVQVEAQALTADFSPDLAGLPAELAACWSVDADAPHHFAGPSPLLPEAAEIAAYARDTVTDGMTVRQIAVALCDRIHRDFTYDGEATTVNTTPAEAFKLKRGVCQDFAHVMIVALRSLGIPAGYVSGFLRTIPPPGKERLEGADAMHAWVRVWCGTTGGWLELDPTNNIPAGTDHIVVGHGRDYGDVAPVIGVLKSYGSQTTKQAVDVIPVP
- a CDS encoding circularly permuted type 2 ATP-grasp protein, with translation MPKKQTAAASHPGTDDDPVFGYRALPGIADEMLDQEGNVRPVWQRLLATLGRLDETELANRFARADRYLRDAGVFYRVYGAKESSERSWPLSHIPVLIDEKEWAHVSQGLVQRAELLEKVVADIYGENRLVREGLLPPALVASNPEFLRPLVGVKPADGHFLHFVSFEIGRGPDGNWWVLSDRTEAPSGAGFALENRVATTRAFSNLYAESHVHRLAGFFGEFRDTLQSRRLHPDDRIAVLSPGIANETYFEHAYIARYLGFMLLEGEDLTVVGGRVMVRTVAGLKPIGVLWRRLDAAFADPLELNQSSHIGTPGIVEALRAGSVSIVNALGTGIVETRAFLAFTPAICRHLLGEEQKLPSIATWWCGQSAEREQVAANLDRMVIGPAYQTRPFFDDNGQSVLGRTLDEKARASIADWLCAEGGKLVGQEVVTLSTTPAWVRGRLTPRPMSLRVFAARTRDGWQIMPGGFARIGSGDDVAAIAMQAGGTAADVWIVSDRPVERTTLLPAEESFTRNMPGSLPSRAADNLFWLGRYIERAEGALRILRAWHGRFAETADPDLPLLKDVGDYLAALDIDARQPVPDSLLANISSALFSAGNIRDRFSPDGWLALNDLSQTARKFHATVQAGDDATRAITVLLRKLAGFAGLVHENMYRFTGWRFLSIGRYIERGLHMTRLLGHMSGPDAPDGAYDMLLEIGDSVMTHRRRYNVSTAALTVTDLLALDPLNPRSVLYQLNEIKTEVELLPNAFVNGQMSPFYREAMRLHSGLAVMTPEAMNLGVYNRLERDLESLSDLLARTYLG